A stretch of Candidatus Krumholzibacteriia bacterium DNA encodes these proteins:
- a CDS encoding DUF3228 family protein, which translates to MKIALTRFARGRLFEPPDGVPRIPGVTPEEFVDHCNAHVPLEDREGYAPFCRLHVHRNWTPARCAAVEITADNERFLRSGYEARAEGELPVLTRWFEGIEAPVAAYLQVILYSAEQLRREDDPVDADWGIVGCLATPDRTEPPMAPITMLRNALGVEEGGSGVPLDRDAYRRSVDYWSRHANVRTPSGGSR; encoded by the coding sequence ATGAAGATCGCCCTGACCCGCTTCGCCCGAGGGCGCCTGTTCGAACCGCCCGACGGTGTCCCCCGGATCCCGGGAGTGACGCCCGAGGAGTTCGTCGATCACTGCAATGCACACGTCCCGCTGGAAGACCGCGAGGGCTACGCTCCGTTCTGCCGTCTGCACGTCCATCGGAACTGGACACCGGCGCGGTGCGCGGCCGTGGAGATCACGGCCGACAACGAACGCTTCCTCCGCAGCGGCTACGAAGCTCGCGCCGAGGGCGAGCTCCCGGTCCTGACCCGGTGGTTCGAGGGAATCGAAGCCCCCGTCGCGGCGTACCTGCAGGTGATCCTGTACAGCGCCGAGCAGTTGCGGCGCGAGGACGACCCCGTCGACGCCGACTGGGGAATCGTGGGTTGCCTGGCCACCCCCGACCGCACGGAGCCACCCATGGCACCGATCACCATGCTGCGCAACGCGCTCGGCGTGGAAGAGGGCGGCAGCGGCGTGCCGCTCGACCGAGACGCGTACCGGCGCAGCGTCGACTACTGGAGCCGACACGCGAACGTCCGCACCCCGAGCGGAGGCTCGCGGTGA